GGGCCACGACATCATGCGCGAAGCGCCCACCCTGTCGGCCGTGTCCTTTGCGGCGGCGGCGTTTACGGCCAGATGAGCGCACCGCTGGTTCTCGACCACCTGCTCATCGAGGCCTCCTCGCGCAGCCGGGCGGAGGTCGGCTACACCATCCGGGCCGGGCACAAGCGCCGCTGGCTCGACCACGATCTGCCGGCGGCCGTGTTTGAAAAGATGCTGCGCGAGATCGTGGCGGTCACGGAAATCCGTTTCCACGGCTGGGGCGACTCCCTGGCCAACCCCGACATTCTGACCATGCTGACCCTGGCCAAGCACCGGGGGGCGCGCACGGTGCTGGTCACCGACGGCAGCCGCCTGGACGACGAACAGGCAACCGCGCTGGTGCGCGACGACATTGACGCCGTGGTCTTCCCCCTGGCCGGGCTGACCGAAGACACCAATTTTCGCCGGCGCGGCACCAGCCTCTATGCCGTCCTGGCCGCCATCGACCGGCTGGCCACGGTCAAGGCCGTGCACCAGTCGTCGCTGCCGGAAATCCGGGTGCGCTACACCCTGACCAGCTCGGGCCTGGACACCGAACTTGCCGCCCTGCCCCGTTTCCTGGCCGACATCGGGGCCACGGCAGCCTCCATCCGGCCCCTGTCCTACGCCACCGGCCCGGAGACGGAATACGACACCCTGGTTCCCACCGATCAGGACGCCTTCGACGCCGTAGCCGCCCGACTGCGCGCCACGGCCAAGGCCGCCAACGAACTGGGCATCCGCCTGGACAGTCGGCTGGTTCACGGCGGCCAGACCCGCTTTCGCTGCCCGGACAAGCCGTCCGCCTCGCTTTTCATCGCTGCCGACGGCGCAGTCAGCCCGTGCGCCCTGCGCAACGTGCCCATCGCCGACCCGGCCGGCTACCGCTTCCACGGCCACACCGTCCCCTTCCCCCGGGACGTGCGCGGCAATCTCCACAACACCCCCCTGGCCGCCATCTGGAACGATCCCGACTACCGCGAATTCCGCTACTGCCACGACACCGACACCCCGCCGGGCGGCTGCGCCGGCTGCTGGCGCTCGTTTTGGGTGGACGTGGAGTAGCTTTTTCGAGAAGTGGCGCAGCCGACGCCTTCAGGCGGGCGGGCTTGCCATGTCGCCCGCACCGCCGGCTTCGCCGTGCCACTGTCCGGGACCGGCACGCAGACAACGGGTGTGGTGCGCTGTGATCAGCCCCAGGCTATCGACTTGTCCGCGCGGCGCGCGAGAAAGTTGGAGAGTGTGCCGGTGGGGGTCATGGATGAGGTGTTGGCGCGGTTGGCCACGCTTATGGGGTGAGGGGGCACGTACCCGGCGACAAGGAGAGGGAGATCTACTTGAAAATCAGCTAGTTACTGGGAGTTCTGAAACTTCTTCGACTCTGGCACGCCGCTCGACGGCTACGCCGACTGCTGGTAGCCGTTCTGTGCATGATCTAGAAATTCTTTCTATTCACTAACTCCAAGTTCTTTTTTTGTATATTTCTCTCTATCTCTAGACCTATTGTGCAAAGAAATTGTTTCAGAATAATGCAGCGCAACATCCTTTCGAGGATATTTACCTATCTCTACCAACCTCTCTTTTACAAATCTCTCGTCATGAACGTTCCTATCAACAATCCTATCTGTTTGCCAAAAATAAAGGTACTCATAGGCGAAACCCTCTGGTGCCTGAATTATTCTTCGTCTTATATCATCAATGCCAATAACCGGTTGGCCTAAAATATTATCGACATATCCAGATACTGTACGCCAACTTTTGACTTCATTCAGTAAATTTCCTGCCAGTTCATTTTCAACCAAGAGGCGCGACCCTTTATGCTTACTCTCCAATGCAACAGCCCGAACAAGTTCTGTCCCTTTCGGTAAATGTTTTTGAAAAGTTTCAATTGTAAATCGTGGATCAAAATCTATCTTACCACTTACCATTGCACCTCGAAGCAATAATTTTTTAGTATGAATTAATTTTAAATACACAAGCTGAAGCTCTTTAAGTGCACTACTTGCGTCATCACCATACATCACCATGCTATCACTAAACATACATACTTTTACATCTTGATGTTCATCCATGTAACTTGATAATGAATTAAATACAGTATTATAAAATCCGTCAAGAGCTTCATACCCTAGCTTAGGATCAACACTATAGAGCGATGTAACACCAACGAGATCACCATAATATGTGAATGGTACCATCTTGCCCCCAATTTATCTTTTATCTATTTTTATATATAAGCACATCTCCCTGTCAAGCTATTTTGCGAACCCTTCGCCAGCCAGTTCCCACGACTCTCGTGCCACACCTAATTTTAAGCGATAAGTATAATCCATCCTCCCTTGACACCCCCCGACGAAATCACTACACCCACATATCAGGATATCTTGATATGCTCATTAACGACGACGCCACCCCACTCCCCTGGTTCAAGGCCCTGGCCGACGAGACGCGCTTGCGCCTGGTGCGCGTGCTGTCGCGCCATGAGCTGTCGGTCGGGGAAATCACCAGCGTGCTGGACATGGGCCAGTCGCGCGTGTCGCGCCATCTTTCCATACTGGTCGGCTGCGGGCTGCTGGTCAGCCGGCGCGAAGGGGCCTGGACCTTTTACAGCGCCACCACTGTTGGGCGCGAGGCGTCATTCCTCGGCTGCCTCGCCCCATTTCTGGAGACGGCCGGGCCGGACAGCGACCTGACCGCCGTGGACGCCGTCTTGCGCGAACGCCGGTTGGAAACGCGCCGCTTTTTCAACGACATCGCCTCGGATTGGGCCACCCTTCGCCGCGAGGTCCTGGGGGATGTCGATCCCGCCGCCCTGGTGCGCGAGGTCATGCCGGCCGGCGTTGGGGCTGCGGCCGACCTCGGCTGCGGACCGGGCGACCTGCTGCCGGTTTTGGCCGAGCGGGCCGGGGCCGTCATAGGCGTCGACAGCTCACCCTCCATGCTGGCCCTGGCCGAACGCCGAAGCCTGGGGTTGCCGGTCAGCGTGCGCATGGGCGAACTCGAACACCTGCCCATGGCCGATGGCGAGGCCGATTTTGCCGTCATCTGCCTGACGCTGCACCATCTGCCCGATCCGGCCACGGCGCTCACCGAAGCCCGCCGGGTGCTGGCCCCGACCGGACGGCTGGTGGTCATTGATTTCACTCCCCACGAGGACGAAGCCATGCGCCGGCGCTTCGGCGACCGCTGGCTCGGCTTTTCCCGGGAGAAACTGGTTGAATGGCTGGACCGGGCCGGGTTTACCCTGGACTCGTGGTCCACGCATCCCGTCAACAAGGGGCTTGTCGCCGCCAGAGCCGTGGCCGCGCCCCGTCAACATCCTCTGAAAGGAGATCCCCATGAGCGTTAAAGCCCTTGATCTGACCCTGCCCTATCTGGTGGCCGACATGGCCCAGGCCGATTGGGGCCGCAAGGAAATGCAGCTGTCGGAAAACGAAATGCCGGGCCTTATGTCCGTCATCAAGAAGTACGGTGCTTCCAAACCCCTGGCTGGCCTGCGCGTCACCGGGTCGCTGCACATGACCATCCAGACCGCCATGCTGATCAAGTGCCTGCACGCCCTGGGCGCGGATCTGCGCTGGGCCTCCTGCAACATCTATTCGACCCAGGACCACGCCGCCGCCGCCATTGCCGCCGACGGCTTGGCCGCCGTCTATGCCTGGAAGGGCGAGACGCTCGAAGACTACTGGTGGTGCACCGAGATGGCGCTGACCTGGCCTGACGGCTCCGGCCCGGACCTGATTGTTGACGACGGCGGCGATGCCACGCTCTTCATCCACCACGGCGTCAAATGCGCCAAGGATGCCAAAGTCTTGAATGCCCCGGCCGACAACAAGGAAATGGGCATCATCATGGACCGCATCAAAGCGGTCGTGGCCGCCGATGCCGGCCGTTTTGACCGCATGGCCAAAAAGATCCGCGGCGTGTCCGAAGAGACCACCACCGGCGTCCATCGCCTCTATCAGATGATGCAGGCCGGCGAGCTGCTTTTCCCGGCCATTAACGTCAACGACTCGGTCACCAAGTCCAAGTTCGACAACCTTTACGGCTGCCGCGAGTCCCTGGCCGACGGCATCAAGCGGGCCACCGACGTCATGGTTGCCGGCAAGGTCGTGGTCGTGGCCGGGTACGGCGACGTGGGCAAGGGCTGCGCCCATTCCATGAAGGGCTTTGGCGCGCGCGTCCTGGTCACCGAGATCGACCCTATCTGCGCCCTCCAGGCGGCCATGGAAGGCTACGAAGTCACCACCATGGACGACGCCTGCTCCCAGGGCGACATCTTCGTCACCTGCACCGGCTGCTGCGACGTCATCACCGGCGCGCACATGGAAAAGATGCGCGAAGGGGCCATTGTCTGCAACATCGGCCATTTCGACTCTGAAATCGCCGTGGCCTACCTGGAAAACACCCCGACCTGCAAAAAGGACCAGATCAAGCCCCTGGTCGACAAATGGACCATGGCTTCGGGCAACTCCATCCTCATGCTGGCCGAAGGCCGGCTGGTGAACCTCGGCTGCGCCACCGGCCACCCGAGCTTTGTCATGTCCAACTCGTTCACCAACCAGGCCCTGGCCCAGATCGAGCTGGCCACCAAAAAGTACGCCGTCGGCGTCTACACCCTGCCCAAGCTGCTGGACGAGGAAGTGGCCCGCCTGCACCTGGAACGCCTCGGCGCCCGGCTTGAGACCCTGACCCCGGCCCAGGCCGCCTACCTGCATATGGACGCGGCCGGCCCCTACAAGCCGGACCATTACCGCTACTAAGCAACGTTCACCCTCCCAATCCCGGCCGGGGACGTCGTGGCTCTGTTGCCATGGCGTCCCCGGTTTGTTTATCCGCTCAATAAAGTCTTTTTTTAATGGAATGAGGGTTCTTGCAGCCTTCCCGGTTTCATATTAAACATCGCTACGATGTTGCCCCTGGATTTCCGTACAGCGATAATACTGTACTTCTTTACCAACCTCTGTATCGCCGCCATGCTGGTCGTGGCCTTTTCCAATGGCCAGGCCCGGGGCACCCGGCTATGGATCGCCGGGATGGTGATCCAGCTGGCCTCGGCCCCGCTGTTTGTGTTGCGCGGGGTCATTGCCGACAGCCTGTCCATTATCCTGGGCAACCTGCTTTTCACCCTGGCCTGGAGCTGCTACCTGGCCTCCCTGGACCGATTTTTCGGCAACCGCCGCCAGCCCTGGCTCTACGCCGCTCCGCTGGTCCTGGCCGCAGCCATCTTCGGCGTCTTCCTGCACGACGCCCGCACCCGCACGGTGCTCGCCAACGGCCTCTACGCCGCGCAATGCCTGGCCCTGGCCGCCGTGATCCTGGCCCAATGGGGACGGTTTCGCCGGCGGTTCATCACGACCTTCGCCCTGGGCTACGCGCTGGCCACCGGGGCCTGCCTGCTGCGGGCGCTGGCCATCCTCCAGAACACCGATCCGACGCCCGACCCCTTTGGCCCGGGGCCGGCCCAGACCGCCTCCCTGCTCCTGTCCGTGCCAAGCCTCGTGGCCTGCACCCTGGGTTTCGTGCTGCTCCACCGGGAACGCATGGAAGTTGAAATCCGTCGGCTGGCCGAGATTGACCACCTGACCGGGCTGACCAACCGGCGCGGCTTCGAGGCCGGCTTTGCCAAGGCCCTGGCCCAGGCGGCAGGAAGCCACTCCTGGACCAGTCTGGCCCTTATTGACCTCGACCGCTTCAAGGCCATCAACGACCGCCTGGGCCATGCCGCCGGCGACGTGGTGCTGGTGGAACTGGGGCGTATCCTGACCCGGGAGATGGGGCCGGACGACCTGCTGGCCCGCATCGGGGGCGACGAATTCTGCGTGGTCATGCCGCGCACCCCGCCGGAACAGGCCGCCGCCCTGGCCGAACGCCTGCGCCGGGCCGTGGCCGGCCACGACTGGCCGGCTTACGGACTGCCCCAGCCGCTGACCGCCACCATCGGCCTGTCCAGCCGCCGGGGCAGCCGGCAGGACAGCGGCGCGGACTTCCTGCGCCTGGCCGACATGGCCCTGCTGGCGGCCAAGGACGAAGCCAGAAACACCATACGCCAGGCGGACGCCCCGGCGACCTGCCCCGCCCAGGCCCAGGCTCAGGCCTGAATCGGCCCAAGCGGCACGAAAAAAGTAAAAAACGTGTGCTTTCGCAAGGTTGCTACACTGGCGACAAGTTTGTATGGCTCACATACGGATTTGTCTGCCCGCTGCGGCAGTGCTTTCGGGAAACACTGTAAATACAGGAGACCAGCCCCTGGCCTGGATATTGTAATGTCCGGGCAAGAAGCCCTCCAAGGACGTGCCGTGAACCAAGCCCCCGAAGACATCGCCTACCGCGCCATCGGCATCCTGCATTCTCCGCACACGGACATTGCCGGCATGCCCATCCAGCCCGTGGGAGCCCTCGGCATCCTCGGCCATGTGGACGTCCACGCCGATTTCGCCGCCGGTCTCCATGACCTGCAAGGCTTTTCCCATGTGTTCCTCCTGTACCACCTGCATCGGGTGAAAGGCTTTGACCTCATGGTGAAACCCTTCCTGGACAACGACCGCCACGGCATCTTCGCCACCCGCTCCCCGTCCCGGCCCAACCCCATCGGGTTGTCCGTGCTGGAGCTGGCCGGCGTCTGCGGCAACACCGTGCATGTGCGCAATGTCGACATCCTCGACGGCACCCCGGTCCTGGACATCAAACCCTATGTGCCGCGCTTTGATGTCTGGCAGGCCGAGCGCACCGGCTGGTTTGCCCACAAGGCTCAAAACGCCGACACCCTGCGCTCCGACGACCGGTTCCGGTAATGCCGTGCCCGCAACAACCACGGGTTGCCACTAGCCCTTCCCCTTTGTAGTGGTCTGGAGGGCGACCCTCCCCCGGCCGCCGGAGCAGGCGGTGGTCCCCGTCAAGGCTGTCACGGTCCACGGCCGACCGCATTGCCGGCCAGCACCCAAAACCCCTTGAAAACTTCTCCCTGTGCAGGGGTCCGGGGGGCTACCCTCCCCCCGGCCGCCGGAGGCAACAAACACCATGCAGCTTGTCACCGTGGCCGGCCCGCCGTCGTCGGGCAAGACCTCAGTCCTTCTCCGCCTGGCCGCCGTGCTGGGGTGTCGGAAGTCGACCCTTGGCGTGGTCAAGTTCGACTGTCTGACCAGCCACGACAAGGACGCCTTTGACCGGGCCGGCATCCCCTGTGTGGTGGGACTTTCCGGCGCGCTTTGCCCGGACCACTTCTTCGTATGCAACGCCGCCGACGCCCATGCCTGGGGAATTGCCCAGGGCATCGGCGTCCTGGCCATCGAGAGCGCCGGGCTGTGCAACCGCTGCGCCCCGCACATCGAGGGGGCGCTGGCCGTGTGCGTGGTGGACAACCTGTCCGGCATCGACACCCCGGCCAAGATCGGTCCCATGCTGCGTCTGGCCGATGTGGTGGTCATCACCAAGGGCGATGTGGTGTCCCAGGCCGAACGCGAGGTGTTCGCCTTCCGGGTGCGCCGGGCCAACCCCCGGGCCACGGTGCTCTTTGTCAGCGGCTTAACCGGCCAGGGAGCCGAAGCCCTGGCCCATGTGGTGGCCGCCGCGCCCCAGACCCCGGGCATCGACGGGGCCAATCTGCGTTTTACCATGCCGGCGGCGGTGTGTTCCTACTGCCTGGGCCAACGCAAGATCGGCACGGACCATCAGATGGGCAACGTGCGCAAAATGGATTTCGGCCGGGAGCAGCCATGACCGACGCCACCGCCCACCCCACCTTTGCCGCCATCTGGCGACAGTCGCCCCCGGCCCGGGATTTCTTCGCCGTCCAGGGGCTGCCGGCCCCCCGGCCCGACCAGACCCCGGCCGCCTATTTCGCCGCCCTGCCCCCCGAAGCCCTGACCGAAGCGGCCGGCTCGGCCAGTGCTCTGTCGGCCCGCTTCGAGGCCTTCCTGACCGCGCTTTCACGCCTTACCAACGACGCCCCGACGGTTGCTTCGCTCACCGTGCACGGCGGCCGGGGCAAGGACGGGCGGCCCGAAACCCTGGACCTGACCCTGGTACCGGGCGACGTGGTGGCCCTGGCCGGTCCCACCGGCTCGGGCAAAAGCCGCTTTCTGGCCGATGTCGAATGGCTGGCCGACGCCGACACCCCGACCGGGCGGCGGGTCTTGATCAACGGCCAGCCGGCCGACGCCTCCCGCCGGCTGGCCGCTTCGGGCCGGCTCATTGCCCAGCTGTCGCAAAACATGCACTTCGTCATGGACCTGACCGTTGGGGAATTTCTCATCGCCCATGCCGAGAGCCGGCTTCTGGCCGACGCCCCGGCGGCGGCAGCCGAGGTGACCACGCTTGCCAACGAGCTGGCCGGAGAACCGTTTTCCCCGACCACGCCGCTGACCTCCCTTTCCGGCGGCCAGAGCCGGGCGCTCATGATCGCCGACGTGGCCAGGCTGTGCGCCTCGCCCATTGTGCTGGTGGATGAGATTGAAAACGCCGGCATCGACCGGCGAAAGGCCATTTCGCTTTTAACCGGCCACGGCAAGATCGTGCTCATGGCCACCCACGATCCCCTGCTGGCCCTGACCGCCGGCAGGCGACTTGTCTTTGCCGCCGGAGCCGTGGCCGCGGTTATCGAAACAAGCCCAGAGGAAAAAGCGTCCCTGGCCGCCCTGGCTGCGGCCGACGCCCGCCTGAGCGCCCTGCGCGACGATCTGCGCCTGGGCCGCCACCTGCAATTTCCCCGGGAGCCGTGAAACCATGCCCGATACGTTGTCTCTTGATCTGCCGGTCAGCCGGTTTCTGGCCGACCATCCCGCAGCCCGGACCGTCCTGGCCGAACTGGGGGTGGGGGCCTCCTCCGACGCCGAATTTCTGGCTTCAGCCGCGCCGTTTCTGTCCATGGGCAGCCTGTTGACCATAAACGGCCTGTCCGCCGCCCTGTTTCTGGCGGCCGTGGACGCCGCCGGCCACGCCGCTAAAGGCCCGGGCGGCATGACGCCGCTTTTTTGCGACGGCTGGACACCGGGCGGAGCCGGGCTGCGGCTTTTTGCAAGCCTGCCCTGTCCGCTCAAGGCCCCCATGGGCCTTGCCCTGGAAAACCTGCGCGACAGCCTGCCCCCGGGCGCGCCCTGGCCGCGCCTGTTCATGGACAGCTGCGGCAAACATACGCTCAACGACCTGGCCGCCGGCCTGACCCGGCCCGAAGAAGTGCCGGACATGGTCGTCTCGGCCGGCTTGAATGGCTTTCTCTCCAGGGCTTTTCGCGACCGCTTTGCCGGCGGCGGCCTTTTGGCCGAACTGCCCCAGGCCATCCACCCGGCCCTGGCCTCGGCCGGGCTGGCCGATCCGCGCCGGGTCTGCCGCATCTATGCCATAAACCCGCTCGTGCTGGTGGCCGTGCCCTCGCGTCTGGACGGTCTGCCTGTGCCGCGCTCCTTTGATGCGCTGTTAGACCCGGTCTATGCCGGCAAGATCGGCCTGTGCGGCCCGCCGGAGACGGCCGGCGACTCCACGCTGCTCCTTGACATCCGCCTGCGCCATGGCCTCGATGCCGTGGCCGACCTGGGCCGGGCCATGCTGTGCGACACCCACCCGGCCCAGATTTTCCGGCCGGCCCCAGGCGTCAAGGCCCCGCCCATTGGCGTCATGCCGGCCTTTTTCGCCAATGCCGCGCCGCGCCAGGGCGATGTGGAAATCATCTGGCCGGACGGCGGCGCGCTGGCCTCGCCGCTCTTTGTGATGGTCAAGGAAAAGGCCCAAGACGCCCTGGCCCCGTTGCTCGATTTCTTTCTCGGGCAGGAGACAGCGGCCATCGCCGCCGGCGCGGCCCTGCCGCCAACCCTGCCCAGGGCCGACGTCAGCCTGCCGCCCGGGGCTTCGGTGCGCTTTCTCGGCTGGGACGTGCTGGAGAGCCAGGACCTCGGACCGCTTATCGCCGAGTCCGGGGCGGCCTTTGCCACGGCCTATTACGGCAGAAACGGCTAGGACACGGGGGAAAGAGATGCCTCCGGCGGCCAAAGGGACTGAGTCCCTTTGGAATCCCCTCCTGGGGTACGTTCGATTTGACAGTGCGCGTTGCCGAGTCGGTGAGCGGCAGTTGCACACGAAAAGATGAGAGGGGCCGTGCCCGTTGGCACTGGACGGGAAACACCGTTGCTCCGGCGGCCGGGGGGATGATCCCCCCGGACCCCTCGACGGGAGATGTTTTTGAGAGTGCGCTTTCACCCCTGGGGCTGCGGCAATACCAGGGCGGCCAGCCGTCGTCGGTCGGCGGCCAGACGGGCCAAGGCGGCCGGTTCGTAGAGGGTCAGCGCCCCGGCCGGGCAGACGGCCAGACAGGCCGGGCCAACCGGATTGGGCGAATCGGACGGGCGGCCCCGGCACAGGTCGCACTTGCCGGCCACCAGCCGGGCCGGGCCAACGGTGGCCGGCAGCATGTTCATGGTCCCCACCGGACACACAGCCAGACAGGCCTTGCAACCGGTGCAGGCCGCTTCGACGATGGTAACGGACCGACCGTCGGAGGTGATGCAGCCGGCCGGGCAGACCCGGGCACAGGGAGCATCCTCGCACTGGCGGCACTGCACCGGCACGACCAACCCGCCCTCGCGCACAATCGTCAGACGCGGAGCAAAGCCCGCGCCCTGTTCCATGGCCCGGCCCGGGTCGCAGCCAGCCGGCAAATGGGCCAGGGAGCAGGCGATTTCGCAGGCCCGGCAACCGATGCAGCAGTCGGGGTCGGCCAGGACAAAGGCGTGCATCAGTCCTGCCCCTCCTCTCCCCTTCCCTGGCCGGCCCCGCCGTAGACGGTGTGGAGCAGCTCGTGGGAGCGGTGCGAGAGCGGTTTTTCCAAAAATGCGGCGTAGAGTTGAACCACCGCCGGGTTTTCGTGGCTCATCCGCACCGGCAATTCCCGGTCGTGGCAGGACAGGGCCTCGCGCCGGGCGGCCACGGCCGCAGCCACATCCACCCCGGGCAAGAGCTTGGGCGTGCCGCCGCCGGCCACGCAGCCGCCCGGACAGCACATCACTTCCATGAACTGGAAATCGGCCCGCCCTTCGGCCACGGCAGCCAGCAGCGGCGCGGCATTGGCCAGTCCATTGACGACCACGGCGGCCAAGGCCCGGCCGCCCAAGGTGAACTCGGCCCGGGACAGGCCCGGCCCGGCCGGTTCAAAGACAATGCCGGACTGGGGCGCGCAAGCCGCCCCGCCATCAACCACGGCCACGGCCGTGCGCAGGGCCGCTTCCATCACCCCGCCCGAACCACCGAAAATGACCCCGGCCCCGGAATAGCGGCCAAGCGGCGCGTCGAACGGCTCGTCAGGAAGGCCCGGCAGGTCGATGCCGGCTTCCTTGAGCCAGACCGCCAGCTCGGCCACGGTCAGGACCACGTCCACATCGGCCAGACCGGCCTCCCGGGAGCGCAGTTCCGGTCGGGCCGCCTCGTACTTCTTGGCCGTACACGGCATGACCGACAGGCTGGCCACCCGGGCGGGGTCGATCCCGTCCAGGGCGGCGGCGTAGCTTTTAAAGAGCGCCCCGGCCATCTGCTGCGGCGATTTGCACGAGGACAGGTGCGGGATAAGCTTAGGCCAGGCCGTTTCCACATGGCGCACCCAGGCCGGGCAGCAGGAGGTGAAAAGGGGGAGGGCCGCTCCGGAGTCCAGGCGCGAGAGCAATTCGGCGCTTTCCTCCATGATGGTGACGTCGGCGGCAAACGTGGTGTCGTAGACTGCGGCAAAGCCCAGGCGGCGCAGGGCGGCGGCCAGCTTGCCCGGGGTCAGCGTCCCGGGCGGCAGGCCGAATTCCTCGGCCAGGGTGACGCGCACGGCCGGGGCGCACTGGACCATGGCCACCTTGGAGGCATCGGCTGCAAGGGCCTGGGCAGCGGCCAGATCGCACCGGCTGTAGGCGGCAAAGACCGGGCCGGCCGTTTCGGGCCGGCCGCGCTCCCGGCAGATGGCCGCGACGTCGTGGGGCGGCTCGTCAAAAGGCGCGGCAAAGGCGGCGCACAGCTGGACGCACTGGCCGCACAGGACGCAGCGGGCCGCGTCGATGGTTTTGGCCTGTCCGTCCGGGCCGGAAACGGCCCCGACCGGACAGACGGCGGCGCACCGGCCGCAGCCCGTGCACAGGGTCGGATCAATGGCGATGATGGGACCCGCGGTCATGACGCCGCCCCCCGGTCGTCCCGGCTTGGCGCACCGGCCAGGGCCAGGGCGGCGGCCCGGAGACGGTCCTGGCGCAGACGGGCCGGCTCGACGCACTCCAAGGCCCCGGTCGGACAGGCGGCCACGCAGGCCGGACCAGCCGGGCGCTCCCGGCACAGATCGCACTTGCTGGCCAGCAGGGCCGGCGTCTCCAGGTAGCCTTCAGGCGCACCCGCATCCACGATGCGGTGCATGACCGGCCGGCCGTTTTCCACCACCTCGGCCAGGGCCATGGCCCCGACCGGACAGGCAGCCAGGCAGGTCTTGCAGCCAATACAGCGCCCGGTCACAACCACCACCCCGGAGGCGTCGCAGTGGATGGCGGCGGTCGGACACACGGCCGCGCACGGGGCGGCCTCGCAGTGGCGGCAGGCCACCGGCAGGCACAACGCCCCCTCCCGCACCAGATACAGGCGCGGCACGACCGGCCCGCCAAGGCTGCCCACCGTGGCCCCGGCCGGCACATGGGCCGCGCCGCAGGCCAGTTCGCAGGCCCGGCAGCCGATGCAGGCCTCGGCCCGGGCCACAATAAATGGTCGAAGCGATTGGTTCATCGCGTTTCCTTCCTGGGTTGCACGGTACTGATGGCCGCAGCGCAGGCCTTAAAGGACGGCGTGCCGGCCACCGGATCAGCCACGGCCGTGGTCAGGGCATTGGCCGGGGACTCGGTGAAATGGAAGGTCATAAAGACCATGCCCGGGGGCACCCGGCGGGTCACCGCCGCCCGCACCGTGACCTGCCCCCGGCGGGTGCGCACGACCATACGCCCGCCGTCGGCCACGCCGTAGCGGGCGGCGTCGTCGGGATGGACCTCGGCCAGCTCCTCGGGGGCGACCCCGGCCAGCCCGAAACAGCGCCGCGTCATCGTCGCGGTGTGGTAGTGGGCAACCACCCGGCCGGTGGTCAGGATCAGGGGATAGTCGGCATCGGGCGGCTCGGCCTGGGGCCGGGCGGCCAGCGGCACAAATTTCCCCAGGCCCCGGGCGCATTGGCCGACATGAAGGATCGGCGTGCCGGGATGGTCCTCGTCCGGGCAGGGCCATTGCAGGCCGCCGTGCTCCAGGCGGGCGTAGGTCATGCCGGCGTAGCTCGGGGTCAACCGGCGCATCTCGTCAAAAACGGCCTCGGCCGTGGGATAACGTTCGGGCCGGCCCAGGCGGGCCAGCAGGTCGGCCAGGATGACCCAGTCCGGCCGGCTCCCGCCAACCGGGTCGATGGCCCGGCGCACCCGCTGCACCCGGCGTTCGGTGCTGGCAAAGGTCCCGTCCTTTTCGGCAAAGCTGGCCCCGGGCAGGACCACATGAGCCAGGGCGGCCGTCTCGGTCAGAAAAATGTCCTGGACCACCAGAAATTCGGCCGCCTTGAGGCAATGCTCCACATGGCCGATGTCCGGGTCGCTGCGCATGGGGTTTTCCCCAAAGACATACAGGCCCCGCACGGTGCCGTGGTGCGCCCCGTCAAGCATCTTCGGGAGGTTCAGTCCAGGCGTCCCCGGCAGGGTGACGCCCCAGGCCGCCTCAAAGGTCTGGCGCACGGCGTCGTCGGCCACGCCGCGATAGCCGGTCAGGACATTGGGCA
The nucleotide sequence above comes from Desulfovibrio sp. TomC. Encoded proteins:
- a CDS encoding ABC transporter substrate-binding protein, whose protein sequence is MPDTLSLDLPVSRFLADHPAARTVLAELGVGASSDAEFLASAAPFLSMGSLLTINGLSAALFLAAVDAAGHAAKGPGGMTPLFCDGWTPGGAGLRLFASLPCPLKAPMGLALENLRDSLPPGAPWPRLFMDSCGKHTLNDLAAGLTRPEEVPDMVVSAGLNGFLSRAFRDRFAGGGLLAELPQAIHPALASAGLADPRRVCRIYAINPLVLVAVPSRLDGLPVPRSFDALLDPVYAGKIGLCGPPETAGDSTLLLDIRLRHGLDAVADLGRAMLCDTHPAQIFRPAPGVKAPPIGVMPAFFANAAPRQGDVEIIWPDGGALASPLFVMVKEKAQDALAPLLDFFLGQETAAIAAGAALPPTLPRADVSLPPGASVRFLGWDVLESQDLGPLIAESGAAFATAYYGRNG
- a CDS encoding [Fe-Fe] hydrogenase large subunit C-terminal domain-containing protein, translating into MTAGPIIAIDPTLCTGCGRCAAVCPVGAVSGPDGQAKTIDAARCVLCGQCVQLCAAFAAPFDEPPHDVAAICRERGRPETAGPVFAAYSRCDLAAAQALAADASKVAMVQCAPAVRVTLAEEFGLPPGTLTPGKLAAALRRLGFAAVYDTTFAADVTIMEESAELLSRLDSGAALPLFTSCCPAWVRHVETAWPKLIPHLSSCKSPQQMAGALFKSYAAALDGIDPARVASLSVMPCTAKKYEAARPELRSREAGLADVDVVLTVAELAVWLKEAGIDLPGLPDEPFDAPLGRYSGAGVIFGGSGGVMEAALRTAVAVVDGGAACAPQSGIVFEPAGPGLSRAEFTLGGRALAAVVVNGLANAAPLLAAVAEGRADFQFMEVMCCPGGCVAGGGTPKLLPGVDVAAAVAARREALSCHDRELPVRMSHENPAVVQLYAAFLEKPLSHRSHELLHTVYGGAGQGRGEEGQD
- a CDS encoding ATP-binding cassette domain-containing protein is translated as MTDATAHPTFAAIWRQSPPARDFFAVQGLPAPRPDQTPAAYFAALPPEALTEAAGSASALSARFEAFLTALSRLTNDAPTVASLTVHGGRGKDGRPETLDLTLVPGDVVALAGPTGSGKSRFLADVEWLADADTPTGRRVLINGQPADASRRLAASGRLIAQLSQNMHFVMDLTVGEFLIAHAESRLLADAPAAAAEVTTLANELAGEPFSPTTPLTSLSGGQSRALMIADVARLCASPIVLVDEIENAGIDRRKAISLLTGHGKIVLMATHDPLLALTAGRRLVFAAGAVAAVIETSPEEKASLAALAAADARLSALRDDLRLGRHLQFPREP
- a CDS encoding 4Fe-4S dicluster domain-containing protein; amino-acid sequence: MNQSLRPFIVARAEACIGCRACELACGAAHVPAGATVGSLGGPVVPRLYLVREGALCLPVACRHCEAAPCAAVCPTAAIHCDASGVVVVTGRCIGCKTCLAACPVGAMALAEVVENGRPVMHRIVDAGAPEGYLETPALLASKCDLCRERPAGPACVAACPTGALECVEPARLRQDRLRAAALALAGAPSRDDRGAAS
- a CDS encoding GTP-binding protein, which translates into the protein MQLVTVAGPPSSGKTSVLLRLAAVLGCRKSTLGVVKFDCLTSHDKDAFDRAGIPCVVGLSGALCPDHFFVCNAADAHAWGIAQGIGVLAIESAGLCNRCAPHIEGALAVCVVDNLSGIDTPAKIGPMLRLADVVVITKGDVVSQAEREVFAFRVRRANPRATVLFVSGLTGQGAEALAHVVAAAPQTPGIDGANLRFTMPAAVCSYCLGQRKIGTDHQMGNVRKMDFGREQP
- a CDS encoding 4Fe-4S dicluster domain-containing protein, which encodes MHAFVLADPDCCIGCRACEIACSLAHLPAGCDPGRAMEQGAGFAPRLTIVREGGLVVPVQCRQCEDAPCARVCPAGCITSDGRSVTIVEAACTGCKACLAVCPVGTMNMLPATVGPARLVAGKCDLCRGRPSDSPNPVGPACLAVCPAGALTLYEPAALARLAADRRRLAALVLPQPQG